Part of the Limihaloglobus sulfuriphilus genome is shown below.
ACACCGGCAAATTCGCCCAGCAGTGTTATTGCGTCGTCAAGATAGCCGATCCGGTCTATAAGCCCCCCTGCCATAGCTTCTTCTGCGTGGTATATACTTCCGTCAGCCAGACTTGTAACCTGCTCTAAAGTCAACCCCGGGCGGCCCTGATTAACCAGCATTACAAACCTGTCATAGGCAGGGCCTACAAGTTTTTCCTGGAGATACGCGGCCTGCTCATCTGTGAACTCGTTAAACATGCTGGGCCAGTCCTTTTTTTCTCCTGATTTAATTGTAATGGCCTCAACGCCTAATTTTTCACTGAAAAGGTTTTGGACATTGAATGACTGCATTACAACCCCGATAGAACCGGTTATGGCTGTCGGCTCGGCTATTATAGAATCACAGGCAACCGAGGCATAGTAACCGCCCGAGGCGGCTATTCCCTGCATGAAGGCAACCATGGGTTTTCCGGTGCGGCTTTTGAACCGCATTATTTCATGATGGACCCTGTCGCTGGCAGCCACTGTACCGCCGGGGCTGGTAACAGAAAGAATTACACCCTTGATTGAAGGGTCATTAACCGCACGCTCAAGATGCCGCGTAAAAGAATTCAGCGTTTGCGTGCTTATAATCCCGTTGAGCCTTACCACGGCAAACCGGCGGCTGGAACTGCCCTCGCGAAGAACCCTCTCAAGCACCATGCCATCCTGCCCGAACAATGCACGGAAAACACCTACAACCACTATTATAATCAGAACAGTTTTGATAATTGAGAGTGCAAATTTTCCTACGCCGCCCAGCAGCCTGTTAAACAGAGACGCTTTGGGCTTTGATTCAAGATTTTCTATCAGGGGACATGTTTCCATTGATTGATTCCTTTATTGGGATTTAGCACAAAACCTTGTATTATATCTGCTAAGAAGAGCTCTGATTCTGGACAGGCTCTGCCTGGGAAGCGTCATCTTTCGCTTCAGGTTCCGGCTTCTCTGCGGGCTCGGTTTCGGGAGCCTTTTCTTGGCTCTCAGATTCCGGCTTCTGCTCTGAAGGTTCCGTTTCGGAGGCATCCTCTTTAGCTTCGGGTTCCGCTTGAGACTCATTCGGCACATCTTGTTCATTTTGCATGGAGCTCTCGTGTTCGGCTTTTACTCTGGAATATTCGTCTCTAAGCTCTTTAAGTCTGCCCTTTAACGTTTCCAGCTCAGCATTA
Proteins encoded:
- the sppA gene encoding signal peptide peptidase SppA translates to METCPLIENLESKPKASLFNRLLGGVGKFALSIIKTVLIIIVVVGVFRALFGQDGMVLERVLREGSSSRRFAVVRLNGIISTQTLNSFTRHLERAVNDPSIKGVILSVTSPGGTVAASDRVHHEIMRFKSRTGKPMVAFMQGIAASGGYYASVACDSIIAEPTAITGSIGVVMQSFNVQNLFSEKLGVEAITIKSGEKKDWPSMFNEFTDEQAAYLQEKLVGPAYDRFVMLVNQGRPGLTLEQVTSLADGSIYHAEEAMAGGLIDRIGYLDDAITLLGEFAGVANPETVEYAEDFGFGGSLMSQFKGVSSLGSKLSRETLNELTSPQILYLWTGQ